A genomic segment from Alteribacillus bidgolensis encodes:
- a CDS encoding ABC transporter permease gives MNISKFNRKKFILPSIGFYKEHREVTKYSFIFWAVVRKEFTDYLTSWRIIILLAIIALTCLGSLYTAVTAIQDAISQSEEAQSIAADSFLFLKLFTVSDGTLPPFTTFITFLGPLLGIALGFDAINSERNKGTLSRLMAQPIPRDYVLNAKFTSALLINVVLFFMLGLLVMGLGILIIGIPPTFEEFMRIILFLVISVAYVAFWLNVGILFSVQFRQPATSALAGIAIWIFFSVFYSMIISLIQKTMMPSAGSQQVQEAIAQYGFIQNLSRLSPSYLFNESTTILLTPSVRTLGPLSMEQRTGAIPSPLPLDQSLILIWPQLTSLIAITVVCFAISYVIFMKQEIRSK, from the coding sequence ATGAACATCAGTAAATTCAACAGAAAAAAGTTCATCCTGCCGTCTATTGGTTTTTACAAAGAACACCGAGAAGTCACCAAATATTCCTTTATATTTTGGGCTGTTGTCCGCAAAGAATTTACTGACTATCTAACAAGCTGGCGAATTATCATTCTTCTTGCGATCATTGCTTTAACGTGTCTCGGTTCGCTCTATACTGCCGTCACGGCCATTCAGGATGCCATTTCTCAATCAGAAGAAGCACAATCGATAGCAGCCGATTCCTTTTTATTTTTAAAGTTATTTACTGTGTCTGATGGAACATTGCCCCCTTTCACTACGTTTATTACATTTCTTGGACCGCTGTTAGGAATTGCACTAGGATTTGATGCCATAAACTCTGAAAGAAATAAAGGAACGTTAAGCCGGTTAATGGCACAGCCGATTCCAAGAGACTATGTGCTGAATGCAAAATTCACTTCCGCTCTTCTGATAAATGTGGTGTTGTTTTTCATGCTCGGCCTATTAGTCATGGGACTGGGAATTCTCATCATTGGGATTCCCCCAACTTTTGAAGAGTTTATGCGCATTATACTTTTTCTCGTTATAAGTGTCGCGTACGTTGCATTTTGGCTGAATGTTGGTATTTTATTTTCTGTTCAATTCAGACAACCGGCAACATCCGCACTTGCAGGCATTGCTATCTGGATATTTTTCAGTGTGTTCTATTCCATGATTATCAGTCTTATTCAAAAGACTATGATGCCAAGTGCCGGTAGTCAGCAAGTACAAGAAGCTATTGCCCAATATGGATTTATTCAAAATTTATCAAGACTTTCTCCAAGTTACTTGTTCAATGAATCCACAACGATTTTGCTGACGCCATCCGTACGTACGCTTGGACCGTTGTCTATGGAACAGAGAACGGGAGCAATTCCTAGTCCACTTCCGCTAGACCAAAGCCTCATCCTGATATGGCCGCAATTAACCAGTTTGATTGCTATTACAGTGGTGTGTTTTGCGATCTCTTATGTCATATTTATGAAACAAGAAATCCGGTCCAAATAA
- a CDS encoding ABC transporter ATP-binding protein has product MSETIITLNNLTKFYDDTPAVDRLSLSIERGEIFGLLGPNGAGKSTAILMMLGLSEPASGSVEVCGINSIREPLAVKRRVGYLPDDLGFYETMTGLENILYTASLNGIPKKETEEDAHSLLRKVGLSDAAHKKAGKYSRGMRQRLGLADVLIKKPEIIILDEPTLGIDPEGVREILDLIKRLNKEENITVLLSSHHLHQVQEICDRVGIFVEGKLLAKGDIASLASQLFLEESFVVYINAEPVTKELQSNLMQLPEVETIRVTPEHLEIFCSANISDHIAKAVIESGASLTYLSQKNYGLDEIYHRYFKGSGVHEHQ; this is encoded by the coding sequence ATGTCCGAGACCATCATTACCTTAAATAATTTAACCAAGTTTTACGATGATACGCCGGCTGTCGATCGCCTGTCTTTATCCATAGAACGCGGAGAAATTTTTGGATTATTAGGGCCAAATGGTGCAGGAAAATCCACTGCCATTTTAATGATGCTCGGTTTAAGTGAGCCTGCTTCAGGATCGGTAGAAGTGTGTGGGATCAATTCAATTAGAGAACCGCTGGCAGTCAAAAGAAGAGTCGGGTATTTACCGGATGACCTCGGTTTTTACGAGACAATGACCGGGTTGGAAAATATACTATACACGGCTTCTTTAAATGGAATTCCTAAAAAAGAAACAGAAGAAGATGCTCATTCGCTGCTTAGAAAAGTTGGGCTTTCTGATGCCGCACATAAGAAGGCAGGAAAATATTCAAGAGGAATGAGACAACGATTGGGTCTGGCTGATGTACTAATTAAAAAACCTGAAATCATTATTTTGGATGAACCGACATTAGGGATTGATCCAGAAGGTGTAAGAGAGATCCTAGACTTGATCAAGCGATTAAACAAGGAAGAAAACATCACAGTACTCTTGTCTTCTCACCATTTACATCAAGTACAGGAGATTTGTGACCGGGTCGGAATTTTTGTTGAAGGAAAACTGCTTGCTAAAGGGGATATAGCGTCCCTTGCATCGCAGCTATTTTTAGAAGAATCTTTTGTTGTTTACATCAATGCTGAGCCCGTAACTAAGGAGCTTCAATCCAATTTAATGCAATTACCCGAGGTAGAAACAATTCGCGTTACGCCTGAGCACTTAGAAATTTTTTGCTCAGCAAACATATCGGATCACATTGCAAAAGCCGTGATAGAATCAGGTGCTTCATTGACCTATTTAAGCCAGAAAAACTATGGATTGGACGAAATTTATCATCGTTATTTTAAAGGAAGTGGTGTGCATGAACATCAGTAA
- a CDS encoding STAS domain-containing protein, with amino-acid sequence MAPFLNFSTYIHENAEPLAVEVVESVLNRMQLDIPNWEKEQAIAMYIELLKFFGESLMEEEKNGAPKALIEWSKKNAEMQISSKGEISEIVVRYPPTRDIFNEILTRISVELDLSVKENAYILKRINNMLDISLNETFFSFKCLSDKYNEDEPLKLSAPIVPIKDDIVILPLIGYIDKNRAEHLMDNVVPRIADMEVKHVIADF; translated from the coding sequence ATGGCCCCATTTTTAAATTTCTCTACATACATACATGAAAATGCAGAACCTTTAGCTGTGGAAGTGGTTGAGTCGGTACTTAACAGAATGCAGCTAGACATTCCAAACTGGGAGAAAGAACAAGCCATTGCTATGTATATTGAGCTTTTGAAGTTTTTTGGGGAATCACTTATGGAAGAAGAAAAAAATGGAGCACCAAAAGCTCTTATAGAGTGGAGTAAAAAGAATGCAGAAATGCAAATATCATCTAAGGGAGAAATATCAGAAATTGTTGTTCGTTATCCACCAACAAGAGATATTTTTAATGAAATACTAACAAGGATTAGTGTTGAACTTGATTTGTCTGTGAAAGAAAATGCTTATATATTAAAACGGATAAATAACATGTTAGATATAAGCTTAAATGAAACCTTTTTCTCGTTTAAATGTCTTTCCGATAAATATAACGAAGATGAACCCCTCAAATTGTCAGCACCTATCGTGCCTATTAAAGATGATATCGTGATTCTTCCATTGATTGGTTATATTGATAAGAATAGAGCCGAGCATCTAATGGACAATGTTGTCCCGAGAATTGCAGATATGGAAGTAAAACATGTTATAGCTGATTTTTAA